A stretch of DNA from Paenibacillus albus:
CGGCTTGTTTTTACTTCGCGCGTCGTTTGAACCTTCCATAGCCCACACAGTAACGGTGTATGCGGCGAAACACCGATTGGTCGTTAAGCTTGCGGAAGATGAACGGATCAGGCAGTGTGTTCACTTCCAGAATCCAGGGCTGGAAGGACTCATCGATGGCCAGGTCGATGCCGATTTCTTTAAGGCCGGGGTAGCTGGTCTGCAGCTGCCTTGCGGTAGCAGTGCCAAGCTCGGCCAGCCATGACTTGTATCCGCTAATTTGACCTTGCTCCAGATGGGGGCTCATCAGCTGATCGATGGACAATGGTGTGCCGCCGCTATGGTAGTTTGTCACGATTTTAGCAGGATGGCTGAGCCGGCCAATAATACCGGTCGTCTCCCATGCTTTTTGCGAATTATGCTGGACCATGACACGGACGTCGAAGCGGCGACCCTCATACCTTAGCAGCTGAATGCCCTGCTGAATCAAGTACCGCCGGCTGCCGATAAGCCGCTGAAGTGAGCGTGACAGTGTCTCGAAAGAGGCAAACTGCATAATTTTTGTATCATGCTGATAGGAGTAGGCAATGTCGGATTGCTTTTCAACCCGGATAACGCCAAGACCAAACGTACCTTGGTCAGGCTTAACATAGACCATACCGAACTCTTGCAGCAGCTGCTCCAGCGCAGATGGACCCCATACTTTTGTAACCGGAATACGAGCCTTTAGCAGTTCAGAGTTCATCAGCACTTTCGTTTTGGCCCATTTGCTTTTGACACGTTGAATGGCCAAGCGGAGCTCCGCCTTTCGTAAGTGGAAGTAGAAGCATATGCGAACAAGCATGCAGGAGACAGAGGTAGAAAACGGTGTTATAATAGGGATAATGCCTATTTTTTGCTTTCATCGCTATAGATGCCAATCTTGATTGCGTAATCATGTTACATTATGGCGGATGAGGGCACATGGAGTGGGCGAATGACCTAACTGGATAAAGTTAAGTTTATGGCCGATAAACGTTTAAGGACAGCTCAAATTAGAAAAAACTATATCTAGTACGCTGTTATACGATTATCTCTGCCTCTAACAGTGTTTTGCAGTCAATGCAACTTCTTGTTAGACGCTTATAGTTATATGCAATCCCTAGGAGGTTTACGATGGCAGAAGAGAACAATCTGCAAGTACGAGATCGCGATATCGGAGTCGAGATGCGCGAGTCGTTTATGGACTATGCAATGAGTATCATCGTGAGCCGTGCGCTTCCAGACGTCCGTGACGGACTGAAGCCGGTACATCGCCGTATTCTATTTGCAATGTCTGAACTCGGAATGTCTCCGGACAAGCCTTATAAGAAATCTGCGAGAATCGTCGGCGAAGTAATCGGTAAGTACCATCCGCATGGTGACTCTGCCGTTTATGAAACGATGGTTCGGATGGCGCAGGACTTCTCACTTCGTTATATGCTGATCGACGGTCATGGCAACTTCGGTTCCATTGACGGCGATATGGCTGCGGCGATGCGTTATACAGAGGCAAGACTGTCGAAGATCGCGATGGAGATGCTTCGCGATATCAATAAAGAGACGATCGATTATGCACCGAACTATGACGGCGAAGAACATGAGCCTACTGTTCTGCCGGCT
This window harbors:
- a CDS encoding YheC/YheD family protein gives rise to the protein MAIQRVKSKWAKTKVLMNSELLKARIPVTKVWGPSALEQLLQEFGMVYVKPDQGTFGLGVIRVEKQSDIAYSYQHDTKIMQFASFETLSRSLQRLIGSRRYLIQQGIQLLRYEGRRFDVRVMVQHNSQKAWETTGIIGRLSHPAKIVTNYHSGGTPLSIDQLMSPHLEQGQISGYKSWLAELGTATARQLQTSYPGLKEIGIDLAIDESFQPWILEVNTLPDPFIFRKLNDQSVFRRIHRYCVGYGRFKRRAK